A genomic segment from Cyanobium sp. NIES-981 encodes:
- a CDS encoding Mrp/NBP35 family ATP-binding protein, translated as MATVEQARAALSGLKDAGSGRGVLDLGWIQDPRLQGERAVIRLALPGFAQSQRDRIVSEARQALLGLDGVQDVQIELAQPEAAGHSGAPIGAAGHGPGGQGQLPQRQPIAGVKQVIAVSSGKGGVGKSTVAVNLACALARSGLRVGLLDADIYGPNAPTMLGVADRTPEVSGEGASQELQPIETCGIAMVSMGLLIAENQPVIWRGPMLNGIIRQFLYQVAWGERDVLVVDLPPGTGDAQLTLAQAVPMAGVIVVTTPQEVSLADARRGLAMFLQMGVPVLGVVENMSGFIPPDAPDKLYPIFGQGGGERLAREAGVPLLAELPLEMPVREAGDGGRPVVLTAPESATARGFMALAGRVASLAAVPA; from the coding sequence ATGGCCACTGTCGAGCAGGCCCGTGCCGCCCTGAGCGGCCTCAAGGACGCGGGCAGCGGCCGTGGCGTGCTGGACCTGGGCTGGATCCAGGATCCGCGCCTGCAAGGGGAGCGGGCCGTGATCCGGCTGGCCCTGCCCGGCTTTGCCCAGAGCCAGCGGGATCGGATCGTCAGCGAGGCACGGCAGGCCCTGCTCGGCCTCGACGGCGTGCAGGACGTGCAGATCGAGCTGGCCCAGCCCGAGGCCGCGGGCCACAGCGGCGCCCCGATCGGTGCCGCCGGACATGGACCCGGCGGCCAGGGGCAGCTGCCCCAGCGCCAGCCGATTGCGGGCGTGAAGCAGGTGATCGCCGTGAGCAGCGGCAAGGGGGGCGTGGGCAAGAGCACGGTGGCCGTGAACCTGGCCTGTGCCCTGGCCCGCAGCGGCCTGCGGGTGGGCCTGCTCGACGCCGACATCTACGGGCCCAACGCGCCCACCATGCTCGGGGTGGCCGACCGCACCCCCGAAGTGAGCGGCGAGGGCGCCAGCCAGGAGCTGCAGCCGATCGAGACCTGCGGCATCGCCATGGTGTCGATGGGGCTGCTGATCGCGGAGAACCAGCCGGTGATCTGGCGCGGTCCGATGCTGAACGGGATCATCCGCCAGTTCCTTTACCAGGTGGCCTGGGGGGAACGCGATGTGCTGGTGGTGGACCTTCCCCCCGGCACCGGCGATGCCCAGCTCACCCTGGCCCAGGCGGTGCCGATGGCCGGCGTGATCGTGGTCACCACCCCCCAGGAGGTGTCCCTGGCCGATGCCCGCCGCGGCCTGGCGATGTTCCTGCAGATGGGGGTGCCGGTGCTGGGGGTGGTGGAGAACATGAGCGGGTTCATTCCCCCGGACGCGCCCGACAAGCTCTACCCGATCTTCGGGCAGGGGGGCGGGGAGCGGCTGGCCCGGGAGGCCGGCGTGCCTCTGCTGGCGGAGCTGCCGCTGGAGATGCCGGTGCGTGAGGCGGGCGATGGCGGCCGCCCGGTGGTGCTGACGGCGCCCGAGTCCGCGACGGCCCGGGGCTTCATGGCTCTGGCCGGCAGGGTGGCCTCCCTGGCGGCGGTGCCCGCCTGA
- a CDS encoding dehydrogenase, translated as MPFRPPNLRQPALLLALTGLLLAPAAVARAPVIPEPDPLTGPRSRLSGQKDWIGLRALPGDTEILVMAGHADSQGIGGAGTAGEAVDRLGARPMQPGIRDELYWNLLTARAVVALGRQRGLAIRLYDPPVRTIADGDDPRTNWSVGKAHAARGGYALEIHYDAYGPDGVGSGLIPPLHRQPSRLDESLAQAFGAYPLRYREGLGAPRRGIAILEIGKLEGPLERALRDPRRRNATIGAIAERVVAALERGLAEPAEMPPGGAPILATPSLTRPTTAAPRPGGSGLSSRPGEGRSVPPGTRPPASPGGG; from the coding sequence ATGCCGTTCCGCCCACCGAACCTGCGCCAGCCGGCCCTGCTGCTCGCGCTCACAGGGCTGCTGCTGGCTCCGGCCGCCGTCGCCCGGGCGCCGGTGATCCCCGAACCCGACCCCCTCACCGGACCCCGCAGCCGCCTCAGCGGCCAGAAGGACTGGATCGGTCTGCGCGCCCTGCCGGGCGACACCGAGATTCTGGTGATGGCCGGCCACGCCGATTCCCAGGGCATCGGCGGCGCCGGCACCGCCGGTGAAGCGGTGGATCGCCTCGGGGCCCGGCCGATGCAGCCCGGCATCCGCGACGAGCTCTACTGGAACCTGCTCACGGCCCGGGCCGTGGTGGCCCTGGGCCGCCAGCGGGGTCTGGCGATCCGGCTGTACGACCCTCCCGTGCGCACCATCGCCGATGGGGACGACCCGCGCACCAACTGGAGCGTCGGCAAGGCCCACGCGGCCCGGGGGGGCTACGCGCTGGAGATCCACTACGACGCCTACGGACCGGATGGGGTGGGCTCGGGGTTGATTCCACCCCTGCACCGCCAGCCCAGCCGGCTGGACGAGAGCCTGGCCCAGGCCTTCGGGGCCTACCCCCTGCGCTACCGCGAAGGGCTCGGGGCCCCCCGCCGCGGCATCGCGATCCTGGAGATCGGCAAGCTGGAGGGGCCGCTGGAGCGGGCCCTGCGCGATCCGCGCCGCCGCAACGCCACCATCGGCGCCATCGCCGAGCGGGTGGTGGCAGCCTTGGAGCGCGGGCTGGCTGAGCCCGCGGAGATGCCACCCGGAGGCGCCCCCATCCTGGCCACCCCCAGCCTGACCAGGCCGACGACCGCCGCGCCCCGCCCCGGCGGCAGCGGCCTCAGTTCACGGCCTGGTGAGGGGCGCAGCGTTCCTCCAGGGACCCGTCCTCCAGCCAGTCCTGGGGGCGGGTGA
- the hemF gene encoding oxygen-dependent coproporphyrinogen oxidase — MVKPFQAPVGRDVMRKAESTLGAAGSADVGAEGGGGGQAPALEAPPAGSRQRARELLLGLQDSICAGLEQLDGEGRFAEESWERPEGGGGRSRVMKEGRVFEQGGVNFSEVQGSELPPSILSQRPEAKGHPWFATGTSMVLHPRNPYIPTVHLNYRYFEAGPVWWFGGGADLTPYYPFLEDARHFHRTLKGACDSVNPAYYPVFKPWCDEYFFLRHRQETRGVGGIFYDYQDPRGVLYKGQNPEGPAAAASLRQGPLPQSWEQLFQLASACGHAFLPSYVPIAEKRQHTPFGDRERQFQLYRRGRYVEFNLVFDRGTIFGLQTNGRTESILMSLPPLVRWEYGYSAGEGSREALLTDLFTRPQDWLEDGSLEERCAPHQAVN; from the coding sequence ATGGTGAAACCGTTTCAGGCGCCCGTGGGGCGCGATGTGATGCGCAAGGCCGAGTCGACGCTGGGGGCCGCCGGGAGTGCGGACGTGGGTGCCGAGGGCGGCGGCGGGGGGCAGGCGCCGGCCCTGGAGGCGCCGCCGGCGGGGTCCCGCCAGAGGGCCCGCGAGCTGCTGCTCGGCCTGCAGGATTCGATCTGCGCCGGCCTCGAGCAGCTCGATGGTGAGGGCCGCTTCGCCGAGGAGAGCTGGGAGCGGCCGGAGGGCGGCGGCGGCCGCTCCCGGGTGATGAAGGAAGGCCGGGTGTTCGAGCAGGGGGGCGTGAACTTCTCGGAGGTGCAGGGCTCGGAGCTGCCCCCCTCGATCCTCAGCCAGCGGCCCGAGGCCAAGGGGCATCCCTGGTTCGCCACCGGCACCTCGATGGTGCTGCATCCCCGCAACCCCTACATCCCCACCGTTCACCTCAATTACCGCTACTTCGAGGCGGGGCCGGTGTGGTGGTTCGGCGGCGGCGCCGACCTCACCCCCTACTACCCCTTCCTGGAGGATGCCCGCCATTTCCATCGCACCCTCAAGGGGGCCTGCGACAGCGTGAACCCGGCCTACTACCCGGTGTTCAAGCCGTGGTGCGACGAATACTTCTTTCTGCGCCACCGCCAGGAGACCCGGGGCGTGGGGGGGATCTTCTACGACTACCAGGACCCGCGGGGCGTGCTCTACAAGGGCCAGAATCCCGAGGGCCCTGCCGCCGCCGCCAGCCTGCGCCAGGGCCCTCTGCCCCAGAGCTGGGAGCAGCTGTTCCAGCTGGCCAGCGCCTGCGGCCATGCCTTCCTGCCCAGCTACGTGCCGATCGCCGAGAAGCGCCAGCACACGCCCTTCGGGGATCGGGAGCGCCAGTTCCAGCTCTACCGGCGCGGCCGCTACGTGGAGTTCAACCTGGTGTTCGACCGGGGCACGATCTTCGGGCTGCAGACCAACGGCCGCACGGAATCGATCCTGATGTCCCTGCCGCCGCTGGTGCGCTGGGAATACGGCTACAGCGCCGGGGAGGGCAGCAGGGAAGCCCTGCTCACCGACCTGTTCACCCGCCCCCAGGACTGGCTGGAGGACGGGTCCCTGGAGGAACGCTGCGCCCCTCACCAGGCCGTGAACTGA
- a CDS encoding photosystem I reaction center subunit II PsaD: protein MTATALSGQLPKYIGSTGGLLNAAETEEKYAITWTSSKAQVFELPTGGAAEMNEGENLMYFARKEQCLALGTQLRTKFKPRIEDYKIYRIFPGGDTEYLHPKDGVFPEKVNEGRPIVGHNPRTIGANTNPANLKFTGKNTYDA from the coding sequence ATGACAGCAACGGCACTGAGCGGTCAACTTCCCAAGTACATCGGCAGCACCGGCGGCCTGCTCAACGCCGCTGAAACCGAAGAGAAGTACGCGATCACCTGGACCAGCTCCAAGGCCCAGGTGTTCGAACTGCCCACCGGTGGGGCGGCCGAAATGAACGAAGGCGAAAACCTCATGTATTTCGCCCGCAAGGAGCAGTGCCTCGCCCTCGGCACCCAGCTCCGCACCAAGTTCAAGCCCCGCATCGAGGACTACAAGATCTACCGCATCTTCCCCGGTGGCGATACCGAATATCTCCATCCCAAAGATGGTGTGTTCCCCGAAAAAGTGAACGAAGGTCGCCCCATCGTTGGCCACAATCCCCGCACCATCGGCGCCAACACCAACCCCGCCAATCTCAAGTTCACCGGCAAGAACACCTACGACGCCTGA
- a CDS encoding anthranilate synthase component I family protein — translation MSPSDRSDTSEPGFPDESFPDQAFLDQVAAGHTFIPLWKRWPADLETPLTTWLKVGAASSHGVLLESVEGGERIGRWSFVVTNPLWILTARGPQAIRQWRDGRCDELEGNPFELLRTCLQPLQSPPIPGLPPVGQLFGFWGYELIQWIEPSVPVHAVRAQAPPDGCWMLADSLLVFDQVKRQITAIAYADLSGGADPASAHAEAAARITALEAQMHAPLPADVAPLQWDERSGSDLATSSNRSQADFEAAVVQAREHIAAGDVFQLVISQRLETSIRRDPFELYRSLRMVNPSPYMAFFNFGGWYLIGSSPEVMVKADPLPDGGIRASLRPIAGTRPRGADEAEDLALEADLLADPKERAEHVMLVDLGRNDLGRVCQPGTVKVTDLMVIERYSHVMHIVSQVEGLLAEDRSVWDLLMAAFPAGTVSGAPKIRAMQLIHALEPDARGPYSGVYGAVDLGGALNTAITIRTMVVQPGDGGTWRVQVQAGAGLVADSRPTAEYEETLNKARGMLKALACLA, via the coding sequence ATGTCCCCGTCCGATCGCTCCGACACCAGCGAACCCGGCTTCCCGGACGAGTCCTTCCCTGACCAGGCCTTCCTGGACCAGGTGGCGGCGGGCCACACCTTCATCCCCCTCTGGAAGCGCTGGCCCGCCGACCTGGAAACCCCGCTCACCACCTGGCTGAAGGTGGGCGCGGCCAGCAGCCATGGGGTGCTGCTGGAGTCGGTGGAGGGGGGCGAAAGGATCGGACGCTGGAGCTTCGTGGTGACCAACCCGCTCTGGATCCTCACCGCCCGCGGCCCCCAGGCGATCCGCCAGTGGCGCGATGGGCGCTGCGATGAGCTTGAGGGCAACCCCTTCGAGCTGCTGCGCACCTGCCTCCAGCCGCTCCAGAGCCCGCCGATTCCCGGGCTGCCGCCGGTGGGACAGCTGTTCGGCTTCTGGGGCTACGAGCTGATCCAGTGGATCGAGCCCAGCGTGCCCGTCCATGCCGTGCGTGCCCAGGCCCCCCCGGACGGCTGCTGGATGCTGGCCGACAGCCTGCTGGTGTTCGATCAGGTCAAGCGCCAGATCACCGCGATCGCCTACGCCGATCTCAGCGGTGGTGCCGATCCAGCCTCCGCCCATGCGGAGGCCGCAGCCAGGATCACGGCGCTGGAGGCGCAGATGCACGCCCCCCTGCCTGCAGACGTGGCTCCCCTCCAGTGGGACGAACGGAGCGGCAGTGACCTGGCCACCAGCAGCAACCGCAGCCAGGCGGACTTCGAGGCCGCCGTGGTGCAGGCCCGGGAGCACATCGCCGCCGGGGATGTCTTCCAGCTGGTGATCAGCCAGCGCCTCGAGACCTCGATCCGCCGGGATCCCTTCGAGCTCTACCGCAGCCTGCGGATGGTGAATCCATCGCCCTACATGGCGTTCTTCAACTTCGGCGGCTGGTACCTGATCGGGTCGAGTCCGGAGGTGATGGTGAAGGCCGACCCCCTGCCGGACGGAGGGATCAGGGCTTCGCTCCGGCCCATCGCCGGCACCCGTCCGCGGGGGGCGGACGAAGCCGAGGACCTGGCCCTGGAGGCCGACCTGCTGGCCGACCCGAAGGAACGGGCCGAGCACGTGATGCTGGTGGATCTGGGCCGCAACGATCTCGGGCGCGTCTGTCAGCCCGGCACGGTGAAGGTCACCGACCTGATGGTGATCGAGCGCTACTCCCACGTGATGCACATCGTGAGCCAGGTGGAGGGGCTCCTGGCCGAGGACCGCAGCGTGTGGGACCTGCTGATGGCGGCGTTCCCGGCAGGTACGGTCAGCGGCGCTCCCAAGATCCGGGCCATGCAGCTGATCCATGCCCTTGAACCTGATGCGAGGGGCCCCTACTCAGGCGTCTACGGCGCCGTGGATCTGGGCGGAGCCCTGAACACGGCCATCACCATCCGCACGATGGTGGTGCAACCCGGCGATGGGGGCACCTGGCGCGTGCAGGTGCAGGCGGGTGCCGGTCTGGTGGCGGATTCCAGGCCCACGGCCGAATACGAGGAAACCCTCAACAAGGCACGCGGCATGCTGAAGGCCCTGGCGTGTCTGGCGTGA
- a CDS encoding cofactor assembly of complex C subunit B — MTSSSSTLVLTLLLAVGLVFFLRAASKDRTTTVEVRSSRPPLEVLDCLSTWLQQRGWMAEASDPDQRSLRFRGQVRSSGLLAGLLSLLGAVGAGCLGLVIRQVQPSLGWWPLLLTLLGPMAGLIYSRRAARAETLELRLISHDLATGSALRLRAHRDELIAIELELGPRLGLFSDANLLSSPI; from the coding sequence ATGACCTCCAGCAGCTCCACCCTCGTGCTCACCCTGCTGCTGGCGGTGGGGCTGGTGTTCTTCCTGCGGGCCGCCAGCAAGGACCGCACCACCACCGTGGAGGTGCGCTCGTCGCGGCCACCCCTGGAGGTGCTCGACTGCCTCAGCACCTGGCTGCAGCAACGGGGCTGGATGGCGGAGGCCAGCGATCCCGACCAGCGCAGCCTCCGCTTCCGCGGCCAGGTGCGCTCCAGCGGCCTGCTGGCAGGCCTGCTGTCCCTGCTCGGGGCGGTGGGTGCGGGCTGCCTGGGCCTGGTGATCCGCCAGGTGCAGCCGTCCCTCGGCTGGTGGCCGTTGCTGCTCACCCTGCTGGGTCCCATGGCAGGCCTGATCTACAGCCGCCGCGCCGCCCGCGCTGAAACGCTGGAACTGCGGCTGATCAGCCACGACCTGGCCACGGGCAGCGCCCTGCGGCTGCGGGCCCACCGTGACGAACTCATCGCGATCGAGCTGGAGCTCGGGCCCCGGCTCGGGCTGTTCAGCGATGCCAATCTGTTGAGCTCCCCCATCTGA
- the rodA gene encoding rod shape-determining protein RodA produces the protein MVTLPRRNRGLFSAGGAARRRPLANVDWFLWGIPLAMVLVAGVLIASTQRQANYADWYQHWITGAVGMVVALLLARLPLERLLPWKWPVFAVMVASLIAVRVVGVSALGAQSWINIGGFYVQPSEFAKLGAILLLADVLARHPVERPVDLIRPVAVIGLPWLLVFIQPDLGSSLVFGAVLLVMLFWAGMPAAWVVLLLSPLVSAIASGTVPWLLIGWIPLMGWLAWTSLPWKRVMLAVAVGVQALFAVLTPWLWEHGLRPHQRDRLTLFLDPGQDPLGGGYHLLQSTVGIGSGQLWGTGLMQGSLTKLRFIPEQHTDFIFSALGEETGFIGSALVVAGFVLLMWRLLQIAGKARTDYESLVVVGIGAMLMFQVVVNINMTIGLGPITGIPLPFLSYGRSAMLMNFMALGLCASVARRGRASPNRW, from the coding sequence ATGGTGACCCTGCCGCGACGGAACCGGGGCCTGTTCTCGGCGGGCGGAGCGGCACGACGGCGTCCCCTGGCCAACGTGGACTGGTTCCTTTGGGGCATCCCCCTGGCGATGGTGCTGGTGGCCGGCGTGCTGATCGCCAGCACCCAGCGTCAGGCCAACTACGCCGACTGGTACCAGCACTGGATCACCGGCGCGGTGGGAATGGTGGTGGCGTTGCTGCTGGCCAGGCTTCCCCTGGAGCGCCTGCTGCCCTGGAAGTGGCCGGTCTTCGCCGTCATGGTGGCCAGCCTCATCGCCGTGCGGGTGGTGGGGGTGAGCGCCCTCGGCGCCCAGAGCTGGATCAACATCGGCGGCTTCTACGTGCAGCCCTCCGAGTTCGCCAAGCTCGGCGCGATCCTGCTGCTCGCGGATGTGCTGGCCAGGCACCCGGTGGAGCGGCCGGTGGACCTGATACGCCCGGTGGCCGTGATCGGCCTGCCCTGGTTGCTCGTGTTCATCCAGCCCGACCTCGGCAGTTCCCTGGTGTTCGGTGCGGTGCTGCTGGTGATGCTGTTCTGGGCCGGCATGCCGGCCGCCTGGGTGGTGCTGCTGCTCTCGCCGCTGGTGAGCGCCATCGCCTCGGGCACCGTGCCGTGGCTGCTGATCGGCTGGATCCCGCTGATGGGCTGGCTGGCCTGGACGTCGCTGCCCTGGAAGCGGGTGATGCTGGCGGTGGCCGTGGGCGTGCAGGCCCTGTTCGCCGTGCTCACCCCCTGGCTCTGGGAGCACGGGCTGCGGCCGCACCAGCGGGATCGGCTCACCCTCTTCCTGGACCCGGGCCAGGACCCGCTCGGCGGGGGCTACCACCTGCTGCAGAGCACGGTGGGCATCGGCAGCGGCCAGCTCTGGGGCACCGGCCTGATGCAGGGGTCCCTCACCAAGCTCCGGTTCATTCCCGAGCAGCACACCGATTTCATCTTCAGCGCCCTCGGCGAGGAGACCGGCTTCATCGGCTCGGCGCTGGTGGTAGCCGGCTTCGTGCTGTTGATGTGGCGGCTGCTGCAGATCGCCGGCAAGGCGCGAACCGATTACGAATCCCTGGTGGTGGTGGGAATCGGCGCGATGCTGATGTTCCAGGTGGTGGTGAACATCAACATGACGATCGGCCTCGGCCCCATCACCGGCATCCCCCTGCCGTTTCTGAGCTACGGCCGCTCGGCCATGCTGATGAACTTCATGGCCCTGGGGCTGTGCGCCTCCGTGGCGCGGCGGGGCCGAGCTTCGCCGAACCGCTGGTAG
- a CDS encoding ribonuclease D, with translation MTTTPTSNLPSPARFAVFDGDLDADWAELYAGARALAVDTEAMGLIHGRDRLCLVQICDDADNVCCIRLRRGQRSAPRLQALMENTAIEKVFHFARFDVAALAENLGIAVDPIFCTKIGSRLARTYSPRHGLKDVVQELVGVELDKRAQSSDWGEVEDLTEAQLAYAAGDVRYLLQARDRLERMLRREERWELAQRCFTCLPVFADLDRQRFHLLFEHSSGGNR, from the coding sequence ATGACCACCACCCCCACCAGCAACCTGCCGTCCCCGGCCCGGTTCGCCGTGTTCGACGGCGATCTCGACGCCGACTGGGCGGAGCTCTACGCCGGTGCGCGGGCCCTGGCGGTGGACACCGAGGCGATGGGCCTGATCCACGGCCGCGACCGGCTCTGCCTGGTGCAGATCTGCGACGACGCGGACAACGTGTGCTGCATCCGGCTCCGCCGGGGTCAGCGCTCGGCCCCGCGCCTGCAGGCCCTGATGGAGAACACGGCCATCGAGAAGGTGTTCCACTTCGCCCGCTTCGATGTGGCCGCCCTGGCCGAGAACCTCGGCATCGCCGTGGATCCGATCTTCTGCACCAAGATCGGCAGCCGTCTGGCCCGCACCTACAGCCCCCGGCACGGCCTCAAGGATGTGGTGCAGGAGCTGGTGGGGGTGGAGCTCGACAAGCGCGCCCAGAGCTCGGACTGGGGGGAGGTGGAGGATCTCACTGAGGCCCAGCTGGCCTACGCCGCCGGCGACGTGCGCTACCTGCTGCAGGCGCGCGACCGGCTGGAACGGATGCTGCGGCGCGAGGAGCGCTGGGAGCTGGCCCAGCGCTGCTTCACCTGCCTGCCGGTATTCGCCGACCTCGATCGCCAGCGCTTCCATCTGCTGTTCGAGCACTCCAGCGGCGGCAACCGCTGA
- the gshA gene encoding glutamate--cysteine ligase, giving the protein MPPGSPLLLKGFEVELYTGRDDGTVVGCSAEAAAALPGFVTEPDHRNLEYITAPETDYDRLLVLLLEPRQRLRHWLGQRGLTLLPGSTLSLGDSGHFERSNPQNPYHDYIEHTYGTRVVTASVHINLGLRAMEPLFAGLRLLRCEASLLLALSASSPFLDGVPTGAHSQRWLQFPLTPEQVPLFLDHGHYIRWMEQQLEAGTMQNVRHLWTSVRPNGDDRPYGLNRLEIRICDLVSDPLVLLAITALAELRLWQVQRDPQRWDPLLASSLDRAELALLADANDRAAARSSLDAQLRDWRDGTPIQAQQWLERLLGEVAPLASELGLTAVLAPLEGVLRHGNQAMTWLRQHREGSTIRAILGGEVASMAAQELRLSAMTGTDPALGLLG; this is encoded by the coding sequence ATGCCCCCGGGATCGCCGCTGCTGCTCAAGGGTTTCGAAGTGGAGCTGTACACCGGCCGCGACGACGGCACGGTGGTGGGCTGCTCGGCTGAGGCCGCGGCGGCCCTGCCTGGCTTCGTGACCGAGCCCGACCACCGCAATCTGGAGTACATCACGGCCCCGGAGACGGACTACGACCGCCTGCTGGTCCTGCTGCTCGAACCACGCCAGCGGCTGCGGCACTGGCTGGGCCAGCGCGGCCTCACCCTGCTGCCCGGCAGCACCCTGAGCCTGGGTGACAGCGGCCATTTCGAGCGCTCCAACCCCCAGAACCCGTATCACGACTACATCGAGCACACCTACGGCACCCGCGTGGTGACGGCGAGCGTGCACATCAACCTCGGGCTGCGGGCGATGGAACCCCTCTTCGCCGGCCTGCGCCTGCTGCGCTGCGAGGCCTCGCTCCTGCTGGCCCTCAGTGCCAGCTCCCCCTTCCTGGATGGGGTCCCCACGGGCGCCCACTCCCAGCGCTGGCTGCAGTTCCCGCTCACGCCAGAGCAGGTGCCCCTGTTTCTCGATCACGGCCACTACATCCGCTGGATGGAACAGCAGCTGGAGGCCGGCACCATGCAGAACGTGCGGCACCTCTGGACCTCGGTGCGGCCCAACGGCGACGACCGCCCCTACGGCCTCAACCGGCTGGAGATCCGCATCTGCGATCTGGTGAGCGATCCCCTGGTGCTGCTGGCGATCACGGCCCTGGCGGAGCTGCGGCTCTGGCAGGTGCAGCGGGATCCCCAGCGCTGGGATCCCCTGCTGGCCAGCAGCCTGGACCGGGCCGAGCTGGCCCTGCTGGCCGATGCCAACGACAGGGCCGCGGCCCGCAGCAGCCTGGACGCCCAGCTGCGGGACTGGCGGGATGGCACGCCGATCCAGGCCCAGCAGTGGCTGGAGAGGCTGCTGGGCGAGGTGGCGCCGCTGGCGTCGGAGCTGGGCCTCACAGCCGTGCTGGCGCCGCTCGAGGGTGTGCTCCGCCACGGCAACCAGGCCATGACCTGGTTGCGGCAGCACCGGGAGGGAAGCACGATCCGTGCCATCCTGGGCGGAGAGGTGGCCTCCATGGCAGCCCAGGAGCTGCGCCTCTCCGCCATGACGGGCACAGACCCGGCTCTGGGTCTTTTGGGATGA
- a CDS encoding HAMP domain-containing sensor histidine kinase, with protein MASLRELRRCLCEGVPPGSSRDDGVRRQWWAALATLQEDFLLPRGSLSGLWLAAPLPALYEPDLLQQLQGWVWTPGPLEALLPPGAPLLPGAAATRQAGDDPASGFRRLPLEADDGNDPVLVLITPHLQVALCLDGAAEARRLVVRFDAEVLSRALTLIHERLECTDQPAAADLRAAVQRLGPLHSDPSLGERFWPRLADRLAAIAPSLTLQPLVEEPRPPQASQAESRAVKTELALLEALTHEVRTPLATIRTLIRSLLRRGDLPAVVRQRLEHIDGECSEQIDRFGLIFLAAELQRRSDPAQAPTDHPLARTDLSQLLAQLEALWQRQLARRDLTLRLTLADGLPAVLSDPARLETMLGGLIDRFSRSLPAGSTVVVSLQPAGARLKLQLSGEGTDLQPLAPSSQATARELVGPVLSWNPTTGSLQLSHQATQQLFERMGGRLTERSGNGLTVFFPVC; from the coding sequence TTGGCGAGCCTGCGCGAGCTGCGGCGCTGCCTCTGTGAGGGGGTGCCTCCCGGATCCAGCCGCGACGATGGTGTGCGGCGGCAGTGGTGGGCAGCCCTGGCCACCCTGCAGGAGGATTTTCTCCTGCCCCGGGGAAGCCTCTCAGGGCTCTGGCTGGCCGCCCCGCTGCCGGCTCTCTATGAGCCGGACCTGCTGCAGCAGTTGCAGGGATGGGTGTGGACACCTGGCCCCCTGGAGGCACTGCTGCCCCCGGGCGCGCCGCTGCTTCCCGGGGCAGCGGCAACACGCCAGGCCGGTGACGACCCGGCCAGTGGATTCCGGCGGTTGCCGCTCGAGGCCGACGACGGCAATGACCCGGTGCTGGTGCTCATCACTCCGCACCTGCAGGTGGCCCTCTGCCTGGACGGAGCCGCCGAGGCGCGGCGGCTGGTGGTGCGGTTCGACGCCGAAGTGCTCTCGCGGGCCCTCACCCTGATCCACGAGCGGCTGGAGTGCACCGATCAGCCCGCCGCGGCCGATCTGCGGGCCGCCGTGCAGCGCCTGGGCCCGCTCCACAGCGATCCCTCCCTCGGCGAACGGTTCTGGCCGCGCCTGGCCGACCGCCTGGCGGCCATCGCCCCGAGCCTCACGCTGCAGCCCCTGGTGGAGGAGCCGCGGCCACCGCAGGCCTCCCAGGCCGAGAGCCGGGCGGTGAAGACGGAACTGGCGCTGCTGGAGGCCCTCACCCACGAGGTGCGCACCCCCCTGGCCACCATCCGCACCCTGATCCGCTCCCTGCTGCGCCGCGGCGACCTGCCGGCCGTGGTGCGGCAGCGACTGGAGCATATCGATGGCGAATGCAGTGAGCAGATCGACCGCTTCGGCCTGATCTTTCTGGCCGCGGAGCTGCAGCGGCGGAGCGACCCGGCCCAGGCCCCCACCGACCATCCCCTGGCCCGCACCGACCTCAGCCAGCTGCTGGCCCAGCTCGAGGCGCTCTGGCAACGCCAGCTGGCCCGCCGTGATCTCACCCTGCGGCTCACGCTGGCCGATGGCCTGCCTGCCGTGCTCAGCGATCCAGCCCGGCTGGAAACGATGCTGGGCGGACTGATCGACCGCTTCAGCCGCAGCCTGCCGGCCGGCAGCACCGTGGTGGTGTCGCTGCAACCCGCCGGAGCACGGCTGAAGCTGCAGCTGAGTGGCGAGGGCACCGACCTGCAGCCCCTCGCCCCCTCCAGCCAGGCCACCGCCCGGGAGCTGGTGGGGCCGGTGCTGAGCTGGAACCCCACCACCGGCAGCCTGCAGCTGAGCCATCAGGCCACCCAGCAGCTGTTCGAGCGGATGGGGGGCCGGCTCACCGAACGCAGCGGCAACGGCCTCACGGTGTTCTTTCCGGTCTGCTGA